A segment of the Candidatus Izimaplasma bacterium HR1 genome:
AGGGATAACCAAATTGAATGATTATTCTTTTTATTCTACTCATGGTGGGTTGTCAGAGGCTTTAAATATGGATACATATAATAATAAGATTTTACCAAAATATAAAACAGCAATAGTCTTTACTGTACTAATGGATAAGGAGCAAATAAATAGAGGTCCTCAATATGAAGAACTACTAGCTACCGAAGAAGCTTATGTAAAAGTAGCAACTGTTGGTAGTAGAATAACAATGTATCTAAAAGAATTAGGATATAAGGCAATGTTTAATAATTCAGAATTCTACTTAGGACCATTAGTTCCATTAGCACATGATGCTGGACTAGGACAAATAGGAATGTGTAATCATATTGTTACCAAAGAATACGGAAACAACGTAAGATTGGGTGCTGTCTTTACAAATTTAGAAGTTAATTATGATAAACCTATCGATTTTGGCTTAACTGAGTTCTGTAAGAGATGTGCACTTTGCTTGAGTAATTGTCCGTCCAAGGCTATAACGCATCTTCCAAGGTATGTAAATGGTCGACAATTCTATAAATTTCATGATAATAGATGCTACGATATGTGGTTAAAATCTGGAACAGATTGTGGAACTTGTATCTCTACTTGCCCTTTAACACAAGGCGTAGATTTAGATAAATTAGATAGTATTAAAGACAAACCAGAGGTAATTAACGAGATTCTTGATGACTTTGTGGAGAAGAATGGACGTAGAGTGTATACAAAAGCTGATCTAGACATAGTTAAAATGGAGAGTAATAATGACGAAGACAATTGATATACACGGATACACTGTAGAAGAAGCAAGAAGGTATATTGAAAGAACTATAGTAAAACTAGATAAAAATGTTACTGAACTTGTTGTAATTCATGGATATCATGGTGGAGATAAGTTAAAAGAATTACTAAGAAGTCCAAACGGGATCAGATCTCGTAGAATTAATAGAAGAAAATATACAAGTAATCAGGGGGAAACAATCCTTGAATTGTGTGAATAGAGCCGTTTTGATACATATTAGAGCTATAGCCCTTAAATGTATCAAAATGTTAACTAAACTATTGACCGATTAAATTAACATAATATTTGAAGGTGATTAAGATGAATGAGAGATATACACGAATATTTGGGTTCTCAGCGATTTTAGCAAGTATTGGTGTAATTGTATTGTCTATGTATCAAAACTCGATTATATTGCTAATAATTGGTGGTACATCTTTAGTGGTCAGCGTCTTTGTGGTCATAATGGTTTCATCATTAGCAATATTTGGAAAAGACAAGAAATTAGATATTGAAACACTAATGAAGCAAGGTCTTCACATTGTTAAATGCATTGAATGTGGCAATGATAATGTATTAGAGGA
Coding sequences within it:
- the cprA gene encoding 3-chloro-4-hydroxyphenylacetate reductive dehalogenase precursor; translation: MKKYDEREVLFARVGLKKGSKEYKDFYNKNRAAKKDDDRQRGISFRNNVRKSDRFKELFFPLTKDNKYFIKSIFDMAESKPVNPNRVDINLEFSSNLKEIAKYYGATSAGITKLNDYSFYSTHGGLSEALNMDTYNNKILPKYKTAIVFTVLMDKEQINRGPQYEELLATEEAYVKVATVGSRITMYLKELGYKAMFNNSEFYLGPLVPLAHDAGLGQIGMCNHIVTKEYGNNVRLGAVFTNLEVNYDKPIDFGLTEFCKRCALCLSNCPSKAITHLPRYVNGRQFYKFHDNRCYDMWLKSGTDCGTCISTCPLTQGVDLDKLDSIKDKPEVINEILDDFVEKNGRRVYTKADLDIVKMESNNDEDN
- a CDS encoding Smr domain protein: MTKTIDIHGYTVEEARRYIERTIVKLDKNVTELVVIHGYHGGDKLKELLRSPNGIRSRRINRRKYTSNQGETILELCE